In Streptomyces sannanensis, the DNA window CCGGCAGATTCAGCGGGGGTCCCCCACGAGGCCGCGCACACCGTGCCCGACACCGTCATCGTCGATGGGGTCGAGCGAATGCTCATACCGTGACGGGGTCGAGCTTCCAGTCGAGCGTCGCCGCGTACGCGGCCAAGTCCCCCTGATCCGAAGCGACCACGGTGTCCGTCTGATGCAGGACCGCCGTCACCACGACCAGCGCGTCGACGACGTCCGGGCGTTTCTTCGGCGGCAGATCGGCCTGACCGAGCATCCAGCCCGCACGTCGGTAGTCGTCCACGGTGTAATCCAGGAAGACTCGGCACTGCTTCAGGAATTCGGCAAGCCGGTACTGGCGCGCGCCGCCCCGCCAGACCTGCGTCAGTACAGGGCCGGGAACGATCGGTGTAATGCCGGCAGCTCGCCAGACCGTGTGCAGATACCGCATGTCAGCGGCACCACGCTCCACTGCGATCAGTGCACCACTGTCGTAGATGACGTGCGCCGTCATGCGGAGCGCTGCATCTTGTCGAAGAACCGGTCGAGCGCCGAGTCCAGCTCTGCCTTCCGCTGCGCCGTCAGAGGCTCCGGCTCCGGCCAGATCGCCGCATCGGCTGCCGCATAGGCGGCGTTGGTCGCAGCATCGGCGTCACGGAACGTCTTCCTTATGGCTTCATCCTGCTCGACCGAGGCCAGCACCCTTGCCTCGATGTACGCGGACACGGTGATCCCGGCCCGCTCGGCGGCCCGGCGGAGCCTCGCGGCATCTGCCGGGTCGATGGTGAAAGTCACTCGGGTCTTCGCCACCCGGCGAAGGTAACACGGCGTATGAACATCGGCGACCGGCTTTCCGAAGAGGCCACGAGCGGGCGGCCCTCATCAGGAAGACCGCCCCGGCGCGAACAGCGCTGTGGCCGGCTCTACGAACCAGGAATCGTCGTCAGGAACTCCCCCGTCCACGCCAGCAGTTCACGGCCGACCAGCGGCTTGCCACCGATCTTGCCGGCCTTCGGGCGGGGAACCAGGATCTGGCCGGCGGCCGGCTTGAGGATGGAGCCCGGGTAGAGGCGCTTGAGGCGCAGTTCCTGGGACTCGCGCAACTCCACCGGGGCGAAGCGGATGTTGGTGCCCTGCAGAACGATCTCGCCGACACCGCAGGCGCGGGCCAGCATGCGCAGACCGGCGACCAGCAGCAGGTTCTCGACCGGCTCGGGAAGCTTTCCGTAGCGGTCGGTGAGCTC includes these proteins:
- a CDS encoding ribbon-helix-helix domain-containing protein, whose translation is MAKTRVTFTIDPADAARLRRAAERAGITVSAYIEARVLASVEQDEAIRKTFRDADAATNAAYAAADAAIWPEPEPLTAQRKAELDSALDRFFDKMQRSA